A section of the Oreochromis niloticus isolate F11D_XX linkage group LG9, O_niloticus_UMD_NMBU, whole genome shotgun sequence genome encodes:
- the LOC109201154 gene encoding uncharacterized protein LOC109201154 isoform X1 — MGNIKVGLTPANQSDEQEGRPLRRSFISSRVTSAVKFLDVDGNRPENLNDTITLKPCPAASAETSSHPPHPSSSTSTTMYNHYSSSWVSHLQIPWERFPLRLSHAITRGDRAHPEDRRSMVRIVVEAMQVHCRNPKRASCEEVAKIIVNRYPQTFADFTEKGERLGCGHYLLLRSIKSRVEHVNRDNTTHRLRQTKRTRNEEDYSPNSNATSPKKVRCLVDSYSCINWQPVELPEGETPASLEEKKHILLTIFNSQGPGAVERPDVDDFMCLTYISQQQLINSCPSLSGAEIQEQWPFLFTRKGLSNHFYKLAGIDISERLGQALITKGRRIINYFSSQKLKWNLGIRTLIQQIESEGVLTNNKVGTATILLMMKYYKEDEDSLFVSADETSTRMSLEAESNLPITPRLIMLGQSSMTATCWMVSAEGRVIVELDKENIFADAMSVFFGSFYVLNLEYQESACATLELIQRFFVRINPEEGTKCTSKVGTSRKTGTTVKRKMIHGPCFLDIYTRRTTMKTSSLAILQDAVSVQ; from the exons ATGGGAAACATTAAAGTTGGACTGACACCAGCTAATCAGTCTGACG AACAAGAAGGGAGACCACTGAGGAGAAGTTTTATAAGTTCACGGGTGACCTCAGCTGTCAAGTTCCTGGATGTGG aTGGCAACAGACCAGAGAACCTGAATGACACCATTACTCTGAAGCCTTGCcctgctgcatcagctgaaaCATCAAGCCATCCAcctcacccctcctcctccacgtCCACCACTATGTACAACCATTACTCCAGCTCTTGGGTCTCACACTTACAGATTCCTTGGGAAAGATTTCCACTCCGACTGTCGCATGCAATCACAAGAGGGGACAGAGCTCATCCAGAGGACAGGAGAAGTATGGTTAGAATTGTTGTGGAGGCCATGCAAGTTCACTGCAGGAACCCTAAACGTGCATCTTGTGAAGAAGTTGCTAAAATCATTGTAAACAGATACCCTCAAACATTTGCAGATTTTactgaaaagggagaaagactgGGTTGTGGACATTATTTACTACTAAGAAGCATCAAATCTAGAGTTGAACATGTTAATCGAGATAACACAACACATAGACTTCGTCAAACAAAGAGAACCAGGAATGAGGAAGACTACAGTCCCAACAGTAATGCAACCTCACCTAAAAAAGTTAGATGCCTTGTGGATAGCTATAGTTGTATAAATTGGCAACCAGTTGAACTTCCTGAGGGGGAAACGCCAGCTTCTttagaggaaaagaaacacatcTTGTTAACAATTTTTAATTCACAAGGACCTGGAGCTGTGGAGAGACCTGATGTGGATGACTTCATGTGCCTCACATATATTTCTCAGCAGCAGCTTATCAACAGTTGTCCCTCACTTTCAGGAGCTGAAATTCAGGAGCAGTGGCCATTCTTGTTTACTCGGAAAGGTCTTTCGAACCACTTTTACAAACTCGCAGGCATCGATATCAGTGAGCGCTTAGGTCAGGCCCTCATAACCAAAGGCAGAAGGATTATTAACTATTTCTCCAGCCAGAAGCTCAAATGGAACCTTGGTATAAGGACACTCATCCAGCAGATAGAAAGTGAGGGAGTTTTGACCAACAACAAGGTTGGCACAGCAACCATACTTCTCATGATGAAGTATTACAAGGAAGATGAAGACTCCCTCTTTGTCTCAGCAGAT GAAACATCTACCAGGATGTCCCTTGAAGCAGAGAGCAACCTGCCAATCACCCCAAGGCTGATTATGCTTG gacaaagttcaatgaccgccacctgctggatggTGAGTGCAGAGGGCCGTGTAATTGTTGAGCTGGACAAAGAGAACATCTTTGCTGATGCGATGTCAGTCTTCTTTGGTTCATTCTATGTATTGAACCTGGAATACCAGGAGTCAGCGTGTGCAACATTGGAACTAATTCAGAG gttttttgtaaggataaaccctgaagagggaacaaaatgtacctccaaggttgggacaagcagaaagactgggaccactgtgaagcgaaag atgatccatggcccatgctttctggacatttacacaagacGAACAACAATGAAGACAAGCTCTCTCGCCATCTTGCAAGACGCTGTCTCTGTCCAATAG
- the LOC109201154 gene encoding uncharacterized protein LOC109201154 isoform X2 has product MYNHYSSSWVSHLQIPWERFPLRLSHAITRGDRAHPEDRRSMVRIVVEAMQVHCRNPKRASCEEVAKIIVNRYPQTFADFTEKGERLGCGHYLLLRSIKSRVEHVNRDNTTHRLRQTKRTRNEEDYSPNSNATSPKKVRCLVDSYSCINWQPVELPEGETPASLEEKKHILLTIFNSQGPGAVERPDVDDFMCLTYISQQQLINSCPSLSGAEIQEQWPFLFTRKGLSNHFYKLAGIDISERLGQALITKGRRIINYFSSQKLKWNLGIRTLIQQIESEGVLTNNKVGTATILLMMKYYKEDEDSLFVSADETSTRMSLEAESNLPITPRLIMLGQSSMTATCWMVSAEGRVIVELDKENIFADAMSVFFGSFYVLNLEYQESACATLELIQRFFVRINPEEGTKCTSKVGTSRKTGTTVKRKMIHGPCFLDIYTRRTTMKTSSLAILQDAVSVQ; this is encoded by the exons ATGTACAACCATTACTCCAGCTCTTGGGTCTCACACTTACAGATTCCTTGGGAAAGATTTCCACTCCGACTGTCGCATGCAATCACAAGAGGGGACAGAGCTCATCCAGAGGACAGGAGAAGTATGGTTAGAATTGTTGTGGAGGCCATGCAAGTTCACTGCAGGAACCCTAAACGTGCATCTTGTGAAGAAGTTGCTAAAATCATTGTAAACAGATACCCTCAAACATTTGCAGATTTTactgaaaagggagaaagactgGGTTGTGGACATTATTTACTACTAAGAAGCATCAAATCTAGAGTTGAACATGTTAATCGAGATAACACAACACATAGACTTCGTCAAACAAAGAGAACCAGGAATGAGGAAGACTACAGTCCCAACAGTAATGCAACCTCACCTAAAAAAGTTAGATGCCTTGTGGATAGCTATAGTTGTATAAATTGGCAACCAGTTGAACTTCCTGAGGGGGAAACGCCAGCTTCTttagaggaaaagaaacacatcTTGTTAACAATTTTTAATTCACAAGGACCTGGAGCTGTGGAGAGACCTGATGTGGATGACTTCATGTGCCTCACATATATTTCTCAGCAGCAGCTTATCAACAGTTGTCCCTCACTTTCAGGAGCTGAAATTCAGGAGCAGTGGCCATTCTTGTTTACTCGGAAAGGTCTTTCGAACCACTTTTACAAACTCGCAGGCATCGATATCAGTGAGCGCTTAGGTCAGGCCCTCATAACCAAAGGCAGAAGGATTATTAACTATTTCTCCAGCCAGAAGCTCAAATGGAACCTTGGTATAAGGACACTCATCCAGCAGATAGAAAGTGAGGGAGTTTTGACCAACAACAAGGTTGGCACAGCAACCATACTTCTCATGATGAAGTATTACAAGGAAGATGAAGACTCCCTCTTTGTCTCAGCAGAT GAAACATCTACCAGGATGTCCCTTGAAGCAGAGAGCAACCTGCCAATCACCCCAAGGCTGATTATGCTTG gacaaagttcaatgaccgccacctgctggatggTGAGTGCAGAGGGCCGTGTAATTGTTGAGCTGGACAAAGAGAACATCTTTGCTGATGCGATGTCAGTCTTCTTTGGTTCATTCTATGTATTGAACCTGGAATACCAGGAGTCAGCGTGTGCAACATTGGAACTAATTCAGAG gttttttgtaaggataaaccctgaagagggaacaaaatgtacctccaaggttgggacaagcagaaagactgggaccactgtgaagcgaaag atgatccatggcccatgctttctggacatttacacaagacGAACAACAATGAAGACAAGCTCTCTCGCCATCTTGCAAGACGCTGTCTCTGTCCAATAG